In one Diabrotica virgifera virgifera chromosome 7, PGI_DIABVI_V3a genomic region, the following are encoded:
- the LOC126888619 gene encoding uncharacterized protein LOC126888619: protein MEWQRIVQLRQEYLRKIKEYRQSNRLIIYLDDTWFDTHDVVKYGWVDNSQSCSLNTPCSRGKRIIILHAGSEQGFVRNALLLSAKNINESSADYHEDMTAHLFEKWFKEQLLPNISPNSVIVMDNMNYVRHKDTPFYACHLITEFLIP from the coding sequence ATGGAGTGGCAGCGAATAGTCCAACTTAGGCAGGAATATTTACGCAAAATCAAAGAATATCGACAGTCTAACAGATTAATAATATATCTAGACGATACCTGGTTTGACACACATGACGTCGTTAAGTATGGTTGGGTAGATAACTCTCAGAGCTGCAGTTTAAATACACCATGTTCAAGGGGGAAACGTATAATAATCTTGCATGCAGGTAGTGAACAGGGATTTGTACGAAATGCATTGTTACTGTCTGCCAAAAACATCAACGAATCATCTGCCGATTATCATGAAGACATGACCGCTCATTTGTTTGAAAAATGGTTTAAGGAACAACTTCTACCTAATATTTCGCCCAATTCTGTAATTGTCATGGACAATATGAACTACGTAAGACACAAGGACACACCATTTTACGCTTGCCACCTTATTACTGAATTTTTAATCCCATAG